The following proteins are encoded in a genomic region of Gossypium hirsutum isolate 1008001.06 chromosome D05, Gossypium_hirsutum_v2.1, whole genome shotgun sequence:
- the LOC107904158 gene encoding probable pectate lyase 5, with protein MLPFTCILIICILGPFSSFGRAAFNLSLPHQHPHPESVVHDVQRRLNVSISRRQALSVSQKDQCLTGNPIDDCWRCDPNWYNNRQRLADCSIGFGQGTLGGKGGRIYTVVDSSDNDVANPKPGTLRHAVIQDEPLWIIFSTNMVIKLKHELIFNSFKTVDGRGVTVHVTGNGCITLQYVSHVIIHNIHVHHCKPSGNADIASSPTHVGWRGRSDGDGISIFSSQKVWIDHCALSYCTDGLIDAIMGSTGITISNNYFSHHNEVMLLGHDDRHLADSGMQVTIAFNHFGEALVQRMPRCRLGYIHVVNNDFTAWEMYAIGGSANPTINSQGNRYTAPVDPNAKEVTKRVDTDEREWASWNWRTEGDLMVNGAYFVPSGADVSPQYAKASSIQPKSAAFIQQLTFTAGVFGESSEETGSYTYPGYTGNTVPSGTGTTTTGSAGPTDDGNFFGMIFGSGAAPSPTPPALTSMASTFLSLLIILILYSITNQGALPPLLSLLLL; from the exons ATGCTTCCTTTCACCTGCATTCTCATAATATGTATTTTAGGTCCATTCTCTTCATTTGGTAGAGCTGCCTTCAATCTTAGCCTCCCTCACCAACATCCTCACCCTGAATCTGTTGTTCATGATGTTCAAAG GAGATTAAATGTGTCTATATCAAGAAGACAAGCTCTATCTGTAAGCCAAAAAGATCAATGCCTAACCGGAAACCCCATCGATGATTGCTGGCGGTGCGATCCCAACTGGTACAACAACCGCCAACGCTTAGCTGACTGTTCTATAGGTTTTGGGCAAGGAACCCTCGGCGGAAAAGGCGGCAGAATCTACACTGTCGTGGATTCCTCCGACAACGACGTTGCTAATCCCAAACCAGGCACTCTCCGCCACGCCGTCATACAAGACGAACCCCTCTGGATCATCTTCTCAACCAACATGGTCATCAAGCTGAAGCACGAGCTGATTTTCAACTCTTTCAAAACCGTAGACGGCCGTGGTGTCACCGTTCATGTCACCGGGAATGGGTGTATAACATTGCAGTATGTCTCCCATGTTATTATACATAACATCCACGTTCACCATTGTAAACCATCGGGGAACGCCGACATTGCTTCGTCGCCGACGCATGTTGGATGGAGAGGAAGATCGGACGGTGATGGGATCTCCATTTTCAGTTCCCAGAAAGTCTGGATCGATCATTGCGCCCTTAGTTACTGCACTGACGGTCTTATTGATGCTATAATGGGCTCCACTGGAATTACCATTAGTAACAATTATTTTTCTCACCATAATGAAGTAATGCTTTTAGGCCATGATGACAG GCATTTGGCTGATTCAGGGATGCAGGTGACGATAGCTTTTAATCACTTCGGAGAAGCATTGGTGCAAAGAATGCCGAGATGCCGGTTAGGGTATATACATGTTGTCAATAATGATTTCACGGCTTGGGAAATGTATGCCATCGGCGGTAGTGCTAACCCTACCATCAACAGTCAAGGGAATCGTTATACTGCACCAGTGGACCCTAATGCTAAAGAG GTGACAAAGAGAGTGGACACGGATGAGAGGGAATGGGCATCTTGGAACTGGAGAACAGAAGGGGATTTAATGGTAAATGGAGCCTATTTTGTGCCTTCCGGTGCCGACGTAAGTCCTCAATACGCTAAAGCTTCCAGCATCCAGCCTAAATCCGCTGCCTTCATTCAGCAGCTCACTTTCACTGCCGGCGTTTTCGGCGAgtctag CGAAGAGACTGGGAGCTATACCTATCCAGGGTACACCGGCAACACCGTGCCCAGTGGCACCGGCACCACCACTACTGGCAGTGCAGGACCCACCGATGATGGCAACTTCTTTGGAATGATATTTGGGAGCGGCGCAGCACCATCGCCAACCCCACCAGCATTAACATCAATGGCTTCaacatttttgtctcttttaattattttaattttgtattctATTACCAACCAAGGTGCGCTACCACCAttactatcattattattgttatag